ccggcccacttcccggcggaggccgcgagcttagcgagggaacgcgaccttataagacagcttgatccaggcgacccccaaataagggatataaaacaacgcatcagattgcttgtggacgaacacaagcgggcgaaatgggaagagcacctatgaggttgtaacctctctaccggtgtaggtaaactttggtccaccgtaaagtccctatcgaatccgactaagcacaaagacaaagtttccatattgatgacaatttgtgatcggtcgcgtctattaggtggggcgagcattgctgcaacaacaacaacaacaacaacaaagtttccatcgcctttggcgataaggtaatgtcggatgcgaaaaaatgcgcgagcgctttctgccgacaatatataatgcatcctacggttgacaaagatagacggagagccaatagacacgcacataaacacaaattcagcgcgtcaccaatcaccatcaccgctagagaggttgaggacgccattggtcgcgctaaaccatccaaagcagttggcccagacggcatagccatgccgatgcttaaaaacctagggaaagagggtttcaaatatttagcgcatgtcttcaacctgtctctttccacctttgtcatacccgagaaatggaaaatggccaaggtggtcccgctactaaagcctgggaaaccagctaacataggtgagtcatatcgtccgatatctctcctatcgccagtggcaaagacgcttgaagccattttgctcccttatttccaagcacatttgcagctagcccctcatcagcatggcttcagaaaactccatagcactacctccgcgctaaatatcattggcacccagataaattgcggtttgaatcaatacccccaccatagaacagtactcgtagcgctagacctatcaaaagcctttgatacggtcaaccatggctcgttactgcaagacctggaagggtctacccttcccccatgtcttaaaaggtggaccgcaaattatctgggtggtcggcaggcatcggtgcaattcagaaacgaaatatcaaaaccaaggagaattaaacaaggggtgccacagggtggtgtcctatccccacttttgtttaatttctacatatccaagctaccttcaccaccggaaggagtcacaatcgtttgctacgccgatgactgcacaataatggccacaggcccaggcccagagatcgatgagctatgcaataaaaaataccccagcgggttaggggatcagaatatacccgcggtaggtatgcctgtcgtaagaggcgactaaaataccagattcaaggggctgtgtagcgcaacctttcaggttgccagcgcaatatatagcttctccaaacccaattgtcaacctcacctatccgcggcgaatcctgtttcactaacagacgaggctctggcgaccccaagctcctcatggaacttgggggtagggagggagggaatggcctgaaggtttaatgtggccacataaatcgttcccgagatggtcgggctagcaccttaatggtgctatggtaccggagcgtaccggatttgtatccggcaaaggaccatcacatcgataacactccccaaagccttcggggagcaaccttatcgctacaacaacaacaacaacatgcaataaaataaacggctatctccctgatctctccagttttttcgcctcgcgaaacctggcattgtcaccgactaaatcttccgcgaccttatttacaacatggacgccccaaatgtcgaccatattgaacatccacgtcgatggcactacgctaccgactgtcctacaccccaaaatctagggtgtgacgtttgatcaggatctacattttggagcgCACGCAactgcaattgttccgagaattcagagccgtaataaaatcctcaaatcccttgctggcagtacctggggaaaagataaagaaacgctcatgaccacatacaaagcaattagccagccgattacgtgctacgcgtcacccatatggtcgccaagcctaaaaaatacccactggaagaaactacaggcctgccaaaatactgctctcagaatcgccacgggctgtcttcttatgtccccagaacaccatctgcataatgaggcgagaatactccccatcagggagagaaatgagatgctgaccaaacagtttctgttgaatacccagaaacctgggcatcccaacagacatctgattgacgaaccagcaccgcctaggggcctaaggagtcatctccgtaagcattttgaggaaatacggcacctgagaacccagccgtatgaagcgaaaaaacacaagcaggtccttggtgaactccatagacaggcgtcggacctttatgtcgggaattgcccggtgaatccagtacttgaaggaaaatatccagaactcgcggaagaggaacgcatactccccagggaaacgcgtgtcactcttgctccacttcgttctgaatactgtaacaggttaaactcttacctatccagaatcaaccccgacatacaaaatgtatgccccgcttgcaatgtgtccccacatgacatcaagcatctctttaattgtaatgtggaaccaacgcctctaacacccctttccttatggtccacccctgttgaaacagcaagtttccttggactcccgttagaggatattgatgacaatttgtgatcggtcgcggctattaggtggggcgagcattgctacaacaacaacaacaacaacaatacataaacccatacatacataaataacatcatatatatacctacatcgataaaaataattgaaCTCATATGACACCTTCTTTGTTTTTCGCCCCTAAATAATCAAGTTATACCTTctaatataaagatatatataccaaattaaaggtaatgaaaTTATCTTCAAAAGGATagtattaaagtattttgtcaataacacattttttcgacttattcgatttatgataggttagcaatcattttcccataaaaacataattttattatagacatttcttctaaatatagatgttttatacatcaaacaaaaccttgttttattaCCTATCTAAAGACATTACAATTCTCAAGATTGACTCAATAGTTTCAAAgatattttgtttgaaaaaaaatgtaaaatttaccttttgacatggaattaccactatagttattatttgcaccaaaaaaaaaaaaaaaaaaattatacggttgaactcaccataaacaccactaccgatactcatataaatttttttaatttgacaaatgtatgtattctgcacttaagcccgAAATTAAATGATGTAATTACTTAATCCACAATGATATTTGATACCGATATGATAGGAACTTCTTAACTGAATATATATGTGTAGAGATGTAACTAACGTTTGGCAATTTTTCAAGCACACTTTCTATTTTACAGGAAGCCAACAATTTAGCCAACGTGAGCTCTTTCCGTTACAGTGGATTGGTGCATAAAAAGGCCGTTGGTGTCGTGCCTGCAGCAGATAAAAAAGGTTTCACGGTAGTTCTGAAGAAAGGCAAGTATGCCCAACGTCCCGCTAAGAACACAGTCCATTACTCTTTCAAGGCTGGACCAAGGAGATCATTAAAAAAGTTAAAGAACCTTTTGACTGAAGCTAAATACCGCAAGGATCTTACACAGGTAAATAATTTCCATTGAAAAATTATTTGGATTATCATTGGACTCATCCCATACCTTTCCTAAGAAAGTGTTGAGAAATATATAGAGTGGCTTCCATTTAATTGGTTTGGAATGTAACACGCCATGAAAATTTTGCAATCACTAAACCAATTATGATAGCTGTTCCTTGTTTTTCTATTAAACATTTGCATTCGTATGGTGTAGACCAAATTACATTGTGATGATTCCTTTTAATTACCAACCAAGATCTCAGAATTGTTCTCTGATGAGAAATCTCACTGATAGTATGCAAAcgatttttaaatgaatcgtaTAACTGCATTTTATTAACCTacttttattatatttgttttaGGCTGCCCTCCGTCGTGCGTCTGCCGTGCTCGCTTCTCAGAAGACAGTGGCTGCTAAAAATGTAAAGAAagcggaaaaaatttaaatataaatgcatattaaataaatcgaaaaactcTTAGTTTTATAATTATTCGACTCATTTCAGTAGGCCAACTGATTGATTTCCACTGatagttgtagcagtgcttcgccccattcaataggcgcGATCGATTACAAATtggcatcaatatcctctaacggttgtccaaagaaacttgcagtttcaacagggatggaccatagtgaggggtgttggaggcgttggttccatattacaattgaatAGATGGTTTGTATCATGTGGgcacacgttgcaagcaggatatacattttgtatgtcggggatgattctggataggtagggGTTAAATccgttacagtacccagatcgaagttgagctagtgaTGCCCTTTTttctagggagagtgcgttcctcttctgcgagttctgggtatttttctttaagaactctGTTCGCCGGgcgattcctggcatagaggtccgacgcctgttgggGATTTCACTGAGGACATTGTAAATCTATAGTAAACAATGactgaggatctgcttgtgtttttagcttcatacggctgttctcagatgccgtatttcctcataatgctcgCAGAGATGAACCCTTCAACCactgggaggtgtagcctcatgaattagatgtctgttggaatgccaaagtttctgggtattcaacagaaactgttcagcatttcatttctctccacaATTGGGAGTACTCAGGCCTCATTATTTAGGtggtgttctagggacataagaatacagcccgcagcggttctgagggcagtattttgcaGGCCTATATTTTCTTCCAGTGCGTAACCttagcttggcgaccatatcggggacgcgtagcaagcAATCGGtagaccaattgctttgtaaatagtaatgagcgtttctttgtctttaccccaattgctgccggcaagcgatttgaggattttattgcggctctggatttcaGGAACAATTTCGGCTGCGTGGTCACCGAAATgtggatcctgatcaaacgtcacacccacttttgttgttgttgttgttgttgttgttgttgttggtgttgttgttgttgttgttgtagcgattagttactccccgaaggctttggggagtgttatcgatgtgatggtcctttgtcggatac
The Eurosta solidaginis isolate ZX-2024a chromosome 5, ASM4086904v1, whole genome shotgun sequence DNA segment above includes these coding regions:
- the RpL28 gene encoding large ribosomal subunit protein eL28 isoform X2, with amino-acid sequence MATTSPHLNWLIIRNNNSFLLKKRDVKKPFSTEANNLANVSSFRYSGLVHKKAVGVVPAADKKGFTVVLKKGKYAQRPAKNTVHYSFKAGPRRSLKKLKNLLTEAKYRKDLTQC
- the RpL28 gene encoding large ribosomal subunit protein eL28 isoform X1, with translation MATTSPHLNWLIIRNNNSFLLKKRDVKKPFSTEANNLANVSSFRYSGLVHKKAVGVVPAADKKGFTVVLKKGKYAQRPAKNTVHYSFKAGPRRSLKKLKNLLTEAKYRKDLTQAALRRASAVLASQKTVAAKNVKKAEKI